GGGAAGGGTAGCCGGATCGGGACGACGTGGCCACCCCGTGCGGGAGGATGGGGGCCATGAACCCCCTCATCTCCGCATCCGAGCTGGCCGGTCTACTGGGCGAGCGGCCCGCCGATCGCCCGGCGGACCAGTCGGCGGGCTCCGCCGCGCCGCCCGTGCTGCTCGACGTCCGCTGGCAGCTGAGCACCGCCAAGGCGTCCGGTCAGGCCCCCTTCGACGGCCGCGCCGCCCACGCGGCGGGACACCTGCCGGGCGCCGTCTACGTGGACCTGGACGCTGACCTGGCCGGGCCGCCGGGACCGGCCGGCCGGCATCCGCTGCCCGACGTGGAGCGCTTCGGCGCGGCCATGCGCGCCGCCGGTGTCCGTGCCGACCGCCCCGTCGTCGTCCACGACGGCGGCCAGGGCTGGGCGGCGGCGCGCGCCTGGTGGCTGCTGCGCTGGGCGGGGCACCCGGACGTACGGGTGCTGGACGGCGGGATCGCCGCCTGGGACGGGCCGCTCGCGACCGGCACCGAAACTCCGGAACCCGGCGACTTCCGGCCGCGGCCGGGCGCGATGCCGCTGCTCGACGCGGACGGGGCGGCGGCGCTGGCGCGTACCGGGCTGCTGCTCGACGCGCGGGCGGGGGAGCGGTACCGGGGCGAGGTGGAGCCGATCGACCCGGTCGGCGGCCATATCCCGGGCGCGGTGTCGGCGCCGACCACCGAGAACACGACGGCGTCCGGCACACTGCTGCCCGCCGCCGAACTCGCCGACCGCTTCAAGGCGTTGGGCGTCACGGAGGGCACCGAGGTCGGCGTGTACTGCGGCTCCGGCGTCTCCGCCGCGCACCAGGTGCTGGCGCTCGCCGCGGCGGGCGTCCCGGCCGCGCTGTACGTGGGCTCGTGGTCGGAGTGGAGCGCCGACTCGGGCCGCCCGGTGGCGGTGGGCCCGGACCCGCAGTGACCGAAGAGGGGGCGTACAGGAACAGGGCCCGTACCGGGAGTGGTACGGGCCCTTCGTGTGCTTGACGAGCCGTCATCCACGGATTGACGGGCGGTCAGCCGGAAATCGACCCTTACACGAACGTGGCTGCCCATGCGTGCGGTTGACTCACCGTCCGTGACGGCACCCGCCGGCGGCCGGTGCCGACCCCCGAACACCCGGCGCCGATCCGGCGCCGCTCGGCTACTCCTGCTTCTTGCGCCGTGTGCCGAACACGATCTCGTCCCAGCTCGGCACGGCCGCCCTGCGGCCCGGGCGGACGCCG
The DNA window shown above is from Streptomyces sp. NBC_00670 and carries:
- a CDS encoding sulfurtransferase, with the translated sequence MNPLISASELAGLLGERPADRPADQSAGSAAPPVLLDVRWQLSTAKASGQAPFDGRAAHAAGHLPGAVYVDLDADLAGPPGPAGRHPLPDVERFGAAMRAAGVRADRPVVVHDGGQGWAAARAWWLLRWAGHPDVRVLDGGIAAWDGPLATGTETPEPGDFRPRPGAMPLLDADGAAALARTGLLLDARAGERYRGEVEPIDPVGGHIPGAVSAPTTENTTASGTLLPAAELADRFKALGVTEGTEVGVYCGSGVSAAHQVLALAAAGVPAALYVGSWSEWSADSGRPVAVGPDPQ